A stretch of DNA from Williamwhitmania sp.:
ATAATTCTTTTCAACATACACATATGCAGAAATACTAAACCGCTCAATAAATGTCACCTCTTTTTCAGCCCGTTCAAGCACCTTCTGCTGGGCGATAGACTTAGCAAGCAGGTCGCCAATTCCGGGTATTTTGAGCAGATTGGCCTTCTTCTCCTTAAACACAGCCTCTGCACCACCACAATACGCAATTAACTTCTTGGCATTTATACTCCCAATGCCAGGAATCATATCGATAGCAATGTAGTAGCGTAAATCTTCAGAGCGCATTTTAACCCAAGCCCTTGTTTTTAATAATTACGGAATTAAGTACATGCAGCAACTTGTCTCGCTTAGTACGTCCAAGTAGCGAAACGCTAATAGGCGGATACTTAGCCACCTTCGACCCAATCCTTTGGTGGAGAATCAGCCTCCATCTTTTGTTGAAAAAGCTTTTTTCAACCGTTAAGTTTATCAGCGCATCTAAGCCAATTTCAATACTTTTTCTTTCCTCACCCAGCATCCGCATCGAAAAGTAACGAAAAATAATAACCCCCTTCTCCACGGTAAAATATACATAGCTGGCATCGATCATGTAGTGGTAAAAGAGAAAGAGTAGGTAGGCCACCAAAGGGACCCCAACCATAAACCACTTAGATATTCCAAAAACTGGCTCATCAAGCGGGTAAAGATAAAAGAGAAGCATAACCCATCCACCCAAAACAATTGCATAGGAGATTCGCTGTATCTTATAAACTGTGGTTTCCTTTACATTCTCAATTTCCATATTCGTAGTTTATTTGACCATGACTAGTATCCTTTAATTCGAGGGGCTTCGATTCTATGTTGGGCTCTGACCATGAATTCAACGCTATTGATAAATTCATCTTATAAAGTAACAAAATTACCATCTCAACTCAAAACGATAAAACAGTGAGGTGACACACTTTTTTATAATTTTAGTACAGCAGCTAGTTACTTCGTCAGCTCAGCAGTCGCTCATCGAATGACTTATCTGTTTTATAAAATTGGTCTTTAGCAATCTATAATTAAAGGTTAGCTGAAGCGCAAGTTTACCCTAATCCAACTCCTAAAGGCATAATTATATTCTGTCGGTCAGAAACGCTGCGTTTTTTATTTCTACATATCGCTGTTTAACTGGCCATTGTCATGTTTTTTTGGTAAAATATCTTGTAAAAGGTATAATGGTGTACTATATTTTTTATTTTTGGAAGTTGGCAAAAAGTTGTTTTACTAAGGGTTTAAACCATGCTAAAGTATTATGTAACAAAAGAAGATAATACCCTCAATAGTGAGGTTTCCCTATCGGCATCGCGACGGTACACCAACCGCACGCTGACCTTTAGAGCGCTTTACAATAAGGGTACTGATACCAAAAATGACCCGGCAAACTCCGTTCCGGATAATATTGACTTCCTCGACCAAGACCTGAAAGCTGGAATAAAATCCATTGCCAAGGGGAAATCGGGTGTAGCGATGCACTTTATCAAGCATTTCTTCAGAAAATACCAAGGAGAATGGATTATTGCAGGCTCCGAGAAGTTGAACAACAAAGCTGTTAACGACTTGGTTGAAATCCTTGCCGAAGGTGGCACAAACATTAAGTATGTGGAACTTACCGGCGTTTCCGTTGTAAAAATTATCGGCAGAAGCCTCAAGGGGCCCATATCCAGAGTAGACGGCGTTATTTCCAGTAAATTCATTACCGCATCCCTACTCATTTCGCCCACCCTCTCCGACTCCGCTGCAGAATCGCTCCGAAACGCATTTGTAGGGTCTCCCTATATTCGCCAAAACATCAAACTTTTCAGACACATTGGCATCAATACCGACTGGAACGAAAACGAAATATTGATTGAGCACATTTTTAAGGATGGAAGTATAGTATGCGTTGAGGCCGACTGGGGCAACGCCTCCTACCTTTACGAGATGTTTATCCTTTCTGATTCAAAGAAGTTGGTGGTGAAAGGTCTCAACGTTGATACCTTTCAAAGCGATGGAATTATAAAAGAACTCTTTGAAGAATTTGGGGTAAAAACGGAACCAATTGAGGACGGTGTGGAGCTAACCAAGGTAAAGCGGAAAGTCAAAAAGTATTACCACGACTTTGCAAATAACCCCGACCTTATTCCTTGCTTTACAGTGACCTGCGCATTACTGGGAATTCCATTCAAAATTAAAGGCGTAAATTTAAGAGGACGAGCACCCGAGCGGTCCAAAATGTTGAAGGAGTGCCTTGGTTTCCTTGGTGCAAGCATTGAAACAAAGGAGGAAGATGAAGCCGAAACGGTTATTTTTGATGGCAAGTTAACTATGCCAGAAAAGGGAAGCCAAGTTAATGTCCCAGCCCATAAGGACCATCGATTGGCCATGGCCTTTTCTCCGGCAGCGCTACTGGGTTACAGGGTTGCCATTGAGAGCCCCACACAGGTTAATAAAACTTACACAGCCTACTGGGACGACCTCAGAAAATTGGGATTTTCAATCGAACAAGAATTATAGTAAAAGAAACCGGCACTCGCCGGTTTCTTCCTTTAATCTAAGACAAGTTTCGAAACATTGAATAGGTGAAAGTTTGTTTTGGAGAATTGCTACATTGCATGTAATTTTGTCAGTAGAACAACATCTTGTTCGTCAAAATATTCTGAATAATATTGACGATGATCGACATACAGAGAATTAAGCAACGATTTGGCATTATTGGGGTTAGCACTGGGCTACATCGAGCGCTCGAAGTGGCGGTACAGGTTGCACACACCGATCTGAGCGTTCTCATTTCTGGAGAAAGCGGCACAGGCAAGGAGGTATTTCCCCAGGTAATCCACCAGTTTAGCGCACGTAAGCACGGATCCTACATTGCAGTAAACTGCGGTGCCATTCCCGAAGGGACCATTGATTCTGAACTTTTTGGACATGAAAAAGGATCGTTTACCGGAGCCACCGAAAGCCGTAAAGGTTACTTTGAAGTGGCCGATGGTGGAACCATTTTCCTTGACGAAGTGGCAGAGTTGCCCCTTTCCACCCAGGTCAGGTTGCTCCGCGTGTTAGAAACGGGCGAATTCATGCGGGTTGGATCGTCGAAATCACAAAAAACTAACGTTAGGGTAATCGCTGCAACTAACGTAAACTTGAACCATGCAATTCAGGAGAATCGGTTTCGTGAAGATTTATACTACAGGCTAAACACCGTTCCCATTGCTATTCCACCTCTGCGCGAAAGGGTCGAAGACATACACCTGCTTTTTAGAAAATTTGCGGCTGATTTTGCCGAAAAATATTCAATGCCGGCCATCAACCTCTCCACAGAGGCGAGAAGGATGCTTGAGAATTACAAATGGCCCGGAAACATTCGTCAACTCAAGAATGTAACCGAACAAATTTCGGTTATTGAAGAGAACCGAACAGTTTCGGAGGATACGCTCCGGCTTTACCTCCCTGACTATACTGAGGTAAAGTTGCCGGCCCTATACAAAGGCGTTGATGAACGCACGTTTTCGTCCGAACGCGAAATCCTCTACAAAGTTCTTTTCGACATGAAGAACGATATGAGCGATCTGAAGAAGTTGGTATACGATCTGATGCAAAACCGTTCATCCGATTTTGCAGAATCTGACAAGGCAGTGCTTCTCCAGCGTCTTTATCATACAGTACCCGACACGATGCATGAGTTCAATCACGGCCCAGTTGGCCATGTAGTAGAATCGACCTCAAAAAACAAACATAGCGTTATCGATACTGAAGAGTTTGTAGAAGAGTCTCTATCCCTTGAAGATAAAGAGATTGAGTTTATCAAAAAAGCCCTCGAAAAGCATAAGGGTAAGCGAAAAAATGCGGCTCAAGAGCTTGGCATCTCCGAACGCACGCTCTACCGTAAGCTCAAAGAACATAACCTTGAATAACTTTAACACCATAAAGGAATGAACAATCGCCTCGTCAACATACTCTTTATTGGCCTCACTATAGTTTTGATAACCGGTTCGTGTGCGGTTAAGTACTCCTTCACTGGCGCATCTATTCCACCCGAATCTAAAACTGTAAGCGTAAAGTACTTCAATAACATCTCGCCAAACGTTGATCCTTCGCTGAGCCAAACCCTAACAGAGGCCGTCAAGAATAGATTTGTATCTCAAACCTCCTTGGCTGTTGTGCAAAATGATGGTGACCTCAACTTTGAAGGTCAGATCACTAACTCTACGGTAACCCCGGTAGCAATTCAAGGTAATCAGTACGCCCTCCAAAACAGGCTGACCATTACGGTTCAGGTTAAGTTTACCAATAAAAACAATCCTGAGTTAAACTTCAGCAAATCGTTCTCAGAATACGAAGATTTCCCCTCGACACAAACGCTGCTTCAAGTCCAATCTAGCCTTACAACACTGATAGTAGATAAGCTTGTGGATGATATCTTTAACCAAGCTGTTGCAAATTGGTAACCATGCTAAACACGGAAACATTTTACTCCCTCCTCGCAGGTGATAGAAGCCAATATGGAGAAGCTGCAATATCTTTAGAAGTTCTCCTTAAACAATACCCTTGGTTTGAGATGGGACATGTTCTGCGAGCAGCCCTGCCAAACAGTAGCAGCAACCAGCTAAAAGTAGCTGCAACCTACGCGCAAAACAGGAAGCAGCTGCAACTTTTTATCAATGCTGCTAGTATCTCGCCAAAGAGCACACCCCCAATAGCTGAGTTACCGAATGAACCTCAGGAAACTGGGTCAACTGCTGTTGAAGAAGTCGAACTGCAGGTGGGTCAAGACCTGCTAGAGATTTCGGAGCAGCAGCAAACCGACAAAGTTTTGGATGTTAAGAGCGAGGAACCACCTTTAGCTACATCGGGACCGGAGGTGTTTGAATTGGAGGAGACAGATGCCCCCGTCAACGATGACCTTATTGATGTGTTTCTTAAGACGGCTCCTCGGATTGTACCACCAAAAGAGATTCCCACTGAACAGGAGGATATTTCCATGGACAGCGTTAAAGAACCTAGCGACGTTGCCACAGAATTGCTTGCACAAATCTTTCTTGAGCAGAAGTTATTCGACAAGGCCATTGCAACCTACGAAAAATTATGCTTGAAATATCCGGAAAAAAGTGCTTACTTTGCTGGTCAAATCGAAGAGATAAAGAAACTACTGCTACCGTAACAAAACAAACTCAAGAACATCATGTATACAATTGTATTATTTCTCATTCTTGCGGCCTCCATCTTGTTGGTCTTAGTCGTACTGGCTCAAAATTCAAAAGGAGGAGGACTTGCTTCCAATTTTACTGCATCGAACCAGGTAATGGGTGTTAGAAAGACCGCCGACTTTCTCGAAAAAGCAACATGGACTTTGGCTATTGCACTCTTAGTATTGAGTCTTGTAGCCGTTGTTGCAATTCCAAAGGCCGATCGCCAAAAAGCAACATCAGAAATTGAAAGCCAGGTAGAACAAACAGCACCTCCGGCAGCAACTCCCGACTTTCAAACAACTCCTAAACAAGATAGTAAACCACAGGCACAACCCGCTACTCAGCCGCAGCCTGAAAAGAAATAGCACTTAACGTGTAATCTCACTCAATGTGTCAGTATGTCAGATACTGACACATTTTTTTTATATCACACACAAGAATTGTGATTCCTATGGCTTTGAATTGCTGAGCAAAACCACAACCTGATGTCTCCTCCAGTGGCAGTAAACCAAATTAAGATCAGTCAAAATTACAACCAAAATGATTTGGCATGAATTGTGCCTTATCGTTGCGGAAAAATGTTTAACTAAAATAACGCATACTATGTCAGAGGTTAAAATTAAACCATTAGCAGACAGAGTTCTGGTTGAAGCCAAGGAGGCTGAAGAAAAAACTGCCAGTGGAATTTATATTCCCGACACTGCGAAGGAAAAGCCCCAAAGAGGGACCGTTGTGGCTGTAGGTTCAGGCACCAAAGACATTGCCATGGAAGTTAAAGTTGGCGATGAAGTTCTTTATGGAAAGTATTCCGGCACAGAAATCGCCGTTGACGGCAAGGACTACCTTATCATGAAGCAGTCCGATATTCTTGCAGTTCTCTAGTTACATGAATAGCTAAATCGTAAAAAACAAAAAAAATGGCAAAAGAAATTAAATTCAATATTGAAGCTCGTGACCTTCTTAAAAAAGGTGTTGATGAGCTGGCCGACGCTGTAAAGGTTACCCTCGGACCAAAAGGTCGCAACGTGGTTATCGACAAAAAATTTGGCGCTCCTCAAATTACAAAAGACGGTGTAACCGTTGCAAAGGAGATTGAACTGTCCGATCCATTCGCCAACATGGGCGCCCAAATGGTAAAGGAAGTTGCCTCAAAAACAGCAGATGATGCAGGAGATGGCACAACTACTGCTACCGTACTTGCTCAATCTATTATTAGCGTTGGGCTAAAGAACGTTACTGCTGGCGCAAACCCAATGGATCTTAAAAGAGGTATCGACAAAGCCGTGATCAAGGTAGTTGAGGCCCTTAAGAAGCAGAGCCAGGAAATTGGTGACGAAAGCCTGAAGATTGAGCAGGTTAGCACCATTTCGGCCAACAACGACAGCACCATTGGCAAGCTTATTGCTGAAGCCATGGGCAAAGTAAAGCGCGAAGGCGTTATCACCGTTGAGGAAAGTAAGGGTATTGAAACTTACGTTGAGGTAGTTGAAGGAATGCAATTCGACCGCGGATATATTTCGCCCTACTTCATCACCGATGCCGACAAGATGGAGGCAACCCTCGAAAGCCCAATGATTCTTATCACCGATAAGAAAGTTAGCACCATGAAAGACTTGCTCCCAATTCTTGAACCAATTGCTCAGGGAGGTCATTCACTGCTAATAATTGCAGAAGACATTGATGGCGAAGCTCTTGCAACATTGGTTGTGAATAAGCTGCGTGGATCGCTCAAAATTGCAGCAGTTAAGGCTCCTGGTTTTGGCGATCGTCGTAAGGAAATGCTTGAAGACATTGCCGTACTGACCGGAGGTGTTGTGATTTCTGAAGAAAAAGGACTTCGCCTTGACGCTGCCAAGATCGAAATGCTTGGACGTGCCGAAAAGATAACCATCAACAAGGAGAATACCACCGTAGTAAATGGTGCTGGCGATAAGGCTGGTATAAAGCAGCGTGTGGCCCAGATTAAGGTTCAAATTGAAAACACCACCAGCGACTACGACCGTGAAAAGTTACAGGAGCGCTTGGCCAAGTTGGCAGGTGGCGTAGCCGTTCTATACGTAGGTGCCGCCTCAGAGGTTGAAATGAAGGAAAAGAAGGACCGTGTTGACGATGCCCTTAGCGCAACCCGCGCTGCCGTTGAGGAAGGCATTGTTCCCGGAGGTGGTGTTGCATACATCCGCGCTATTGAAGCTCTTGAGAACCAAAAGGGTGATAACGATGACGAGACTACTGGAATCCTAATTGTTAAGAGAGCCATTGAAGAACCTCTCCGCCAAATTGTGATTAATGCAGGTCTTGAGGGATCGGTTATCGTTCAGAAGGTTAAGGAAGGTAAGGGCGACTTTGGCTACAATGCCCGCACTGACAAATACGAAAACCTATTCAAGAGCGGTGTTATCGATCCAACAAAGGTTACCCGCATTGCATTGGAAAATGCAGCATCAATTGCAGGCATGTTCCTTACTACCGAGTGCGTACTTGTCGACAAAAAAGAAGACAACGCTATGCCTCCAATGAACCCAGGAATGGGTGGCATGGGTGGTATGATGTAATCGACTCCATAATATTTGATAAAATGGATATCCAACTGGGTATCCGTTTTTTTTGCTACCTCAGCAACCAGCTAATTGCTGCAGGAAACTCCCGTTTCCAATATTGCTCGTTATGCTTCCCATCGCTGGAGACAGAGACAACCAAATTCCTTTTTCTTGGCCCCTTCTGCTTTAGCACTTCTATCACCTTGAGCATATCCGAAACCATAGTTGCACTTTCGGGTTGACCTCCATAGAAGTAATAACGCTGCTTGGGATTAAGAATACAGCTATTTAACCAAGAATATATGCTATCGCTAAACCAGATGGAAGGGCTAAAAATTAGTGCACCACCAATTACATTTGGATATTTTGTGGCGATATAGAGAGAGATCAGTCCACCCAGCGAACTCCCTCCAACAAATGTTCCTTTCGGTTCCGGAATTGTTCTAAAAGCGCTATCAATAGCAGGTTTTAGTGTCGCCACCACAAACTGAGCG
This window harbors:
- the secG gene encoding preprotein translocase subunit SecG; translation: MYTIVLFLILAASILLVLVVLAQNSKGGGLASNFTASNQVMGVRKTADFLEKATWTLAIALLVLSLVAVVAIPKADRQKATSEIESQVEQTAPPAATPDFQTTPKQDSKPQAQPATQPQPEKK
- a CDS encoding co-chaperone GroES — encoded protein: MSEVKIKPLADRVLVEAKEAEEKTASGIYIPDTAKEKPQRGTVVAVGSGTKDIAMEVKVGDEVLYGKYSGTEIAVDGKDYLIMKQSDILAVL
- a CDS encoding sigma-54 dependent transcriptional regulator, with the translated sequence MIDIQRIKQRFGIIGVSTGLHRALEVAVQVAHTDLSVLISGESGTGKEVFPQVIHQFSARKHGSYIAVNCGAIPEGTIDSELFGHEKGSFTGATESRKGYFEVADGGTIFLDEVAELPLSTQVRLLRVLETGEFMRVGSSKSQKTNVRVIAATNVNLNHAIQENRFREDLYYRLNTVPIAIPPLRERVEDIHLLFRKFAADFAEKYSMPAINLSTEARRMLENYKWPGNIRQLKNVTEQISVIEENRTVSEDTLRLYLPDYTEVKLPALYKGVDERTFSSEREILYKVLFDMKNDMSDLKKLVYDLMQNRSSDFAESDKAVLLQRLYHTVPDTMHEFNHGPVGHVVESTSKNKHSVIDTEEFVEESLSLEDKEIEFIKKALEKHKGKRKNAAQELGISERTLYRKLKEHNLE
- a CDS encoding LptE family protein, with protein sequence MNNRLVNILFIGLTIVLITGSCAVKYSFTGASIPPESKTVSVKYFNNISPNVDPSLSQTLTEAVKNRFVSQTSLAVVQNDGDLNFEGQITNSTVTPVAIQGNQYALQNRLTITVQVKFTNKNNPELNFSKSFSEYEDFPSTQTLLQVQSSLTTLIVDKLVDDIFNQAVANW
- a CDS encoding tetratricopeptide repeat protein, with the protein product MLNTETFYSLLAGDRSQYGEAAISLEVLLKQYPWFEMGHVLRAALPNSSSNQLKVAATYAQNRKQLQLFINAASISPKSTPPIAELPNEPQETGSTAVEEVELQVGQDLLEISEQQQTDKVLDVKSEEPPLATSGPEVFELEETDAPVNDDLIDVFLKTAPRIVPPKEIPTEQEDISMDSVKEPSDVATELLAQIFLEQKLFDKAIATYEKLCLKYPEKSAYFAGQIEEIKKLLLP
- the groL gene encoding chaperonin GroEL (60 kDa chaperone family; promotes refolding of misfolded polypeptides especially under stressful conditions; forms two stacked rings of heptamers to form a barrel-shaped 14mer; ends can be capped by GroES; misfolded proteins enter the barrel where they are refolded when GroES binds), with translation MAKEIKFNIEARDLLKKGVDELADAVKVTLGPKGRNVVIDKKFGAPQITKDGVTVAKEIELSDPFANMGAQMVKEVASKTADDAGDGTTTATVLAQSIISVGLKNVTAGANPMDLKRGIDKAVIKVVEALKKQSQEIGDESLKIEQVSTISANNDSTIGKLIAEAMGKVKREGVITVEESKGIETYVEVVEGMQFDRGYISPYFITDADKMEATLESPMILITDKKVSTMKDLLPILEPIAQGGHSLLIIAEDIDGEALATLVVNKLRGSLKIAAVKAPGFGDRRKEMLEDIAVLTGGVVISEEKGLRLDAAKIEMLGRAEKITINKENTTVVNGAGDKAGIKQRVAQIKVQIENTTSDYDREKLQERLAKLAGGVAVLYVGAASEVEMKEKKDRVDDALSATRAAVEEGIVPGGGVAYIRAIEALENQKGDNDDETTGILIVKRAIEEPLRQIVINAGLEGSVIVQKVKEGKGDFGYNARTDKYENLFKSGVIDPTKVTRIALENAASIAGMFLTTECVLVDKKEDNAMPPMNPGMGGMGGMM